One Deltaproteobacteria bacterium DNA window includes the following coding sequences:
- a CDS encoding polysaccharide biosynthesis/export family protein yields MKKTIIMRRNFLKLLCLLLVLSFPILAKSAGECTQETIATCYQEAKKLYLEHNYSEAKTLFENVVLLDASYKQAASYLKKCQKQTNKPKTDSAITTTSAASSPIESPQADEAVQTLLPPQQPMYHIGIGDVLDIFVWRNTDMDKTVIVRPDGIISFPLVGDVRAAGLTLTELDDTLTKKLKDFIRNPQVSVTIQRFGGTKVIVLGEVKGPGIYAVPGGGNVIDVIAMAGGFTNDGVRKGTFLVRGGGPQPLVYRLNLARVFKGDLSQNIAVASNDIIYVPKKWVVNVNYVINQLTPLLSNVVLGTTAEHLLKGAVEGKTQ; encoded by the coding sequence ATGAAGAAAACAATAATAATGAGAAGAAATTTTTTGAAATTGTTGTGCTTGTTGCTGGTTTTGTCTTTTCCAATTCTTGCAAAATCCGCGGGGGAATGTACGCAGGAAACCATTGCAACCTGCTATCAAGAAGCGAAAAAACTTTATCTGGAGCACAATTACTCAGAAGCCAAAACCCTTTTCGAAAATGTGGTGCTTTTGGATGCCTCTTATAAACAAGCCGCCAGCTATCTTAAAAAATGTCAAAAACAAACGAATAAACCCAAAACTGATAGTGCCATAACCACGACAAGCGCCGCATCTTCGCCGATAGAATCACCTCAGGCCGATGAAGCCGTACAAACCTTGTTGCCACCGCAACAGCCGATGTACCATATCGGCATTGGTGACGTTCTGGACATTTTCGTCTGGAGAAACACGGATATGGATAAAACGGTGATCGTCCGTCCGGATGGAATTATTTCTTTCCCCCTTGTGGGCGATGTCAGGGCGGCGGGGCTAACCCTCACCGAACTGGACGACACATTAACCAAAAAATTAAAGGATTTTATCCGAAACCCGCAGGTATCCGTTACCATTCAGCGGTTCGGCGGCACAAAAGTCATTGTGCTGGGAGAAGTGAAAGGGCCCGGCATTTATGCCGTGCCCGGAGGCGGGAATGTCATTGACGTCATTGCTATGGCAGGTGGTTTCACCAATGACGGCGTCAGAAAGGGGACATTTTTGGTGCGTGGAGGGGGTCCCCAACCCTTGGTCTATCGCCTGAATCTGGCCCGCGTGTTCAAAGGAGACCTGAGTCAAAATATAGCGGTTGCATCCAACGACATTATTTATGTGCCGAAAAAATGGGTCGTAAATGTAAATTATGTAATCAACCAATTAACTCCTCTCCTGTCTAACGTTGTACTCGGCACAACGGCGGAACATTTGCTGAAAGGAGCTGTCGAGGGTAAAACACAATAG
- a CDS encoding class I SAM-dependent methyltransferase produces MVSQCAEIRCCRSCGSCELKFVVGLGEQFVSTFSEIASTDSLRVPLELVFCDRRAGGCGLVQLKHTVPPDLLYHQYWYRSGINRTMMRALADITEQIESRVSLGPQDLVLDIGCNDGTLLRSYSKPSLLKVGFEPSGNLLSLAKHGTSKIINDFFNLSSFQKDFPGKKAKVITTIAMFYDLENPNRFVSELAQILERGGLWVIQMNYLPLMLMRNAFDNICHEHLEYYSLSSLQTLLERHGLEVFDAELNNVNGGSFRIYAGHRGTIASKMSDKAGQHLQALRKMEQGLQLEEMETYRQFVSRIAVLKNKLLDFVRQERGFGKKIYVYGASTKGNTLLQFYGLDDTLIGKAVDKNTEKWGKKTVGTHIPIISEEQARFEKPDYFLILPWHFLDEFKGREKTYLQAGGKFIVPLPEFQIITDRDL; encoded by the coding sequence ATGGTCTCTCAGTGTGCCGAGATTCGTTGTTGTCGTTCCTGCGGTTCTTGTGAGCTGAAGTTTGTTGTGGGTTTGGGAGAACAATTTGTTTCCACGTTTTCCGAAATTGCATCGACAGACAGTTTAAGAGTTCCGCTGGAACTTGTGTTTTGTGACAGAAGGGCCGGAGGGTGCGGGTTGGTGCAATTGAAACACACCGTTCCTCCCGATTTGCTGTATCACCAGTATTGGTATCGCTCCGGAATAAACCGAACGATGATGAGGGCGTTGGCGGATATCACGGAACAAATTGAAAGTCGCGTTTCTCTGGGTCCGCAGGATTTGGTGCTCGATATCGGTTGCAATGACGGAACGTTGTTGCGTTCCTATTCCAAACCGTCTCTGCTCAAAGTTGGTTTTGAACCTTCCGGAAATCTTTTGTCGCTTGCAAAACATGGGACGAGCAAAATTATCAACGATTTTTTTAATCTGTCGTCCTTTCAGAAGGATTTTCCGGGAAAGAAAGCCAAAGTCATCACCACGATTGCGATGTTTTATGATTTGGAAAATCCGAACCGGTTTGTTTCCGAGCTGGCACAAATCCTTGAACGGGGCGGCCTTTGGGTTATCCAAATGAATTATCTTCCGCTGATGCTGATGCGCAATGCTTTTGACAATATCTGTCATGAACATTTGGAATATTATTCTTTGTCCTCTCTTCAAACCCTTCTTGAACGCCATGGGCTTGAAGTGTTCGATGCGGAACTCAATAACGTGAATGGAGGAAGTTTTCGCATCTATGCGGGACACCGCGGTACCATCGCCTCGAAAATGTCGGACAAGGCGGGACAACATCTTCAGGCATTAAGAAAAATGGAGCAGGGTTTGCAATTGGAGGAGATGGAGACCTACAGGCAGTTTGTCTCGCGGATTGCGGTGCTCAAAAACAAACTGTTGGATTTTGTGCGGCAAGAGAGAGGGTTTGGCAAAAAGATTTACGTTTACGGTGCTTCCACCAAGGGCAACACACTTCTCCAGTTTTACGGTTTGGATGACACCCTCATTGGAAAAGCGGTCGACAAAAACACCGAAAAGTGGGGCAAAAAAACAGTTGGAACCCATATTCCCATTATCTCCGAAGAACAGGCGAGATTTGAAAAACCCGATTATTTTCTTATTCTCCCTTGGCATTTTTTGGATGAATTTAAGGGGCGTGAGAAAACCTATTTGCAAGCGGGTGGCAAATTCATTGTGCCTTTGCCCGAATTTCAAATCATCACAGACAGGGATTTGTGA
- a CDS encoding glycosyltransferase family 2 protein, which produces MKISVIIPTRNRTDDLIKVLPSYLAESSVLEIIVVDDSTLEPHIKKIRDVARMDPRLVLAPSASPRGLPAARNRGIRQAKGEFIFFGEDDLELAPGHFSILLSHLKETGADIIQGRKIWKKLGESNERAFERAKNFKGPLWNSFYMECDSEQTPSCDMPAPLLLAHFLAKKEIFQKVLFEENYEGFVRGYPWREETDFLMKAGEMDFCAFFCPHTVCFQAFVGGGGTHEHSFWREQYWILKNHHFLLQRHRSFILEKLRNRWPPFLLLLAYALHRFNGQLRSRISKLF; this is translated from the coding sequence GTGAAAATCTCCGTTATCATTCCCACGCGCAACCGGACGGATGATTTGATAAAAGTTCTTCCATCTTATTTGGCAGAATCTTCTGTTTTGGAAATCATTGTCGTGGATGATTCCACCCTCGAGCCGCACATCAAAAAAATCCGAGATGTGGCGCGCATGGATCCTCGTCTTGTCCTTGCACCAAGCGCTTCTCCTCGTGGTCTTCCTGCCGCAAGAAACAGGGGGATCAGGCAGGCAAAAGGAGAATTTATTTTTTTTGGTGAAGATGATTTGGAATTAGCCCCCGGACATTTTTCCATACTTCTGTCTCATCTGAAAGAAACGGGCGCCGACATCATTCAGGGAAGAAAAATATGGAAGAAGCTGGGAGAGTCCAACGAACGTGCCTTTGAGCGGGCCAAAAATTTTAAAGGTCCGTTGTGGAATTCTTTTTATATGGAATGCGACAGCGAACAGACTCCTTCGTGTGACATGCCCGCACCTTTGCTACTCGCCCATTTTTTGGCGAAGAAAGAAATTTTTCAAAAAGTTTTATTTGAGGAAAATTATGAAGGTTTTGTCCGGGGATATCCGTGGCGCGAGGAAACCGATTTTTTGATGAAAGCAGGCGAGATGGATTTTTGCGCGTTCTTTTGTCCGCATACCGTCTGTTTTCAGGCATTTGTCGGCGGCGGGGGGACTCACGAACATTCTTTTTGGAGAGAACAATATTGGATTCTAAAAAATCACCACTTTTTATTGCAGAGACATCGGTCATTTATTCTGGAAAAATTAAGGAATCGGTGGCCGCCATTTTTGCTTCTGCTGGCGTACGCTTTGCACCGGTTCAACGGGCAATTACGTTCCAGAATTTCCAAGCTTTTTTAA